From the Kallotenue papyrolyticum genome, the window GGTGATTTGGACCGTGTGGTTCGTGATAAACCACGAGGATGGCAGTCCGACTATGGTGGGGTTAGCGAGCAACAGGAGTGTGAGGACCCACATTGCGATGATGATGACGCGCCAGCGTCGTTGCCAGATTGCCAGGAGCGTGCTCGCGCCTGCCAGCACAAACAACACCGGCTGATTACCTGATTGCAGCAGTCCCCAATCTACACTGTTATAGCTTGCCGGTCCCGCCAGCCTACTCGGTTGCTGAGCCACAGGTGCGATCGCCTGTCGAAACACCTCAGCAGCCCAGGGTGCGACAAGTATTGCTGCACCGGTCAAACCCGATCCGAAGCGAAGCAACAGATCGCTCATCCTGCGCGATTGGACTATTGTTACCACCCCGTAGGCGATCATGAATGCGGCATAGAAGGCGAGAACACGGTAGTGAATAATCATCAAACCAGCGACGAGCAGACTCACCAGCACGACGAGACGCCAGGAGTAGATCCGCCGCTCGGCGAGCGCCAGCGACGCCAGCATCAGCACGGGCAGCACCAGCAGGCCGGTCAGTTGGGTGTAGCGTCCCCAGGTAACATAGTAGGCTGGCAGCAACGAAAGCAGACCGACTACGCCGGCAGCCAGCAGACCGGCACGGGGTGAGCGTAGCAGGAAGCTGCCCAGCGCATACATCTGCAGGGCCATCAATGCGTTGAGGACCTGCCCGCTCCACAGCACGGCGGTGGGCAGATCGAGTTCAGCTAAGCCGCGCCAGGTGGCGACGATGGTGTGAAAGCCCCAGTGATAGACCAGGTGTTCGACCGGTAGGTATGGCTGGAGCGAGGTTGGGATGCGTCCGGTCTCGCCGACAATGCGCACCAGCAGCGTATGGTGGAGCGAGTCAACCCACAACGGCAGGGCGATGCCACGAATCTGGAGAGCACGGGTCAAACCGACCAGACTCAGCAGGCCGATCAGGCTCAGCCACAGCCAGCGCGGCGCGCGGGGCCGTTGCCCTTGCCGGTAGACGCGCCAAGCGGCAACGATCATCAGGGCTGCCGCCTGAAACCGCAGCACTGCTGGCGTCAGCGCGATGCCCAGGGTGCTGTGCCAGAGAAACCAGATCGGGATCAGGCTGAGACTCAGCGCCAGCCAGACCGCCGGCGCGGCCAGGTGCGGCAGACGGAGGTCGCGTCCTAGCCAGGACCAGGCCAGATACCCTGGTGCAAACAGAACAATCACGCCGGCCAATCCGTAGCGGCCTGCCGGTGTGAGCGCCAGGCTCGCTCCGATCAGCAGTCCAACGATGATCGCCGTCCGGCGCATGGTGGCGTCCCCTACTCCTGTTCATGGATGCTGTGCAGGCAGTATACCGCTTCAAGCATCAAGCGGCTCCAGGATCGGAACCACCCGATCCCAGAGCCGCCTGTACAATCCGTTTCGCTCAGGGCAGATAGCGCAGTGGATTGACCGCCACGCCGTTGAGTTTGACGGTGAAGTGCAGGTGCACGCCCGAGGCGTAGCCGCCCGCGCCGTAGGTCATGCCCATGGGGCCAAGATACTGGCCGGCATCGACCCATTGGCCAACGCGCACGCTAGGCTGCGCTGCCATATGACCATACTCCGTCACGAAACCATCGCCATGGTTGATCTTGACGCAGTAGCCATAGCCACCACACCAGCCCGCGGCGATCACTGTGCCACCGCGCGCCGCGCGAATGGGTGTGCCACGCCGGTTGGCGATGTCGATGCCGTTGTGGAAGCGCCCGACGCGCATGCTGCGGTAGCCGAAGCCCGAGGTCAGATCGCCGGCTGCTGGCCAGACCCAGCGCCCGGCGACGCGGCGTTGCGGCGTTTGTGGCTTGGCGGCCTGCGCCGGCGCAGCCGGTTTGGCGATCTCGATCGGCTTGGGCGCAGCGGTTGGTACGGGTGTCGGCAGCGGCGGCACCTCCACATCCGTGCTGACGTACTGTTTGACACCGTCAGCCACGATCAGCAGGTCGGCGCTGATCCAGCCGATCAGGTTGTCGGGGCCACGTACTTTATACCAGCCGTCGTGCTGGCCGAGCAGCGCCAGCGCCGTGCGTGATGAGAGTTGCCCCACTTTCTCATAGGCCGTGCCCGGCCCGCTGCGCACGTTGGTCTCATCGTCGCGCACCGTGCCGATCGGCAGCGCGCCCATGGCCGCGGCTTCCGACTCGCTTGGCGCGCCGGCGACGGCCTCGGCCCCAGGAATAAAGATCTCTTCGCCTGGGACCGGTTGGCGGCCACTATCCAGCCGGTTGGCCGGGAAGAAGCGGATCGTGGTGGTGGGGACGCCATAGCGCTGCGCGATGCTCTCGACCGTTTCGCCCTCGGCGACGACGTGGGGCCGCCCCGAGACGCTGGGAATGCGCAGCTCCTGGCCGATCGCCAGCATGCCACCGCGCATTTCGTTGGCCATCAGCAGCGAGAGCGCTGAGACACCGTAGCGTGCAGCGATCTGACCGAGGGTTTCGCCGGGAGCGACGACGTGGGTGGTGACAAAGGCTGAGCTGACGGCGACCGGACGCGCCTGTTCCAGCGGCTGCAGTGCGTCTTGCACTTCGGCGATCGTTGGGGCGGCGCGCGTCGCCGGCGCTTCCAGCACCAGGGGTGGCTGTACGCCGGCCAGATCTTCAAAATCAAGTGGGCCGGCGACATGATCGGTGGCGAGGGTGGCGCCCTGCGTCCAGTCCATGCCGAGTGCCAGGTTGGGTAGTCCGCGCAGCATGATCGCCGCCAGTACTAGCATCAGCAGTGCGAGGTGCCCATACCAGCGCGGCGGGATGGCAACCTGCCGCCACAGCGGCTGCGTCGCGCTGACGGCAACGGGCTGCAACGGCAATGCTGGGGTTGCGCCACCATCCCGGATACGGTCCAGGACCGACCAGGTGTTGTGAGTCGCCAGGCGATGTTGCCGAACAAAAAAGTAGAGGAAGCGTCGGAATCGACGGCTACTGACCAGCGACGCATCTTCCAGGGCTGGTACGTGATCCCGAAGCAAGGCCCGATCCTGGGGCTGCACGCTCAAGGTTCACCCTCCTTGGGTAGCCCTGCTCCTCAGGCAGGGCTATGGTCCGTCCGTGCGGATGGCATGCGGCCTGGCATGCTCCTGTGCGACACCTTACCCGAAAGTTGCGCGTTTGTCAATCAGGGACGGGCCTGGCCCGTCGGTTCTTCCACGACCAGGACCAACGGCACACGGTCGTAGGAGTCGATCGCGACGCTGGCGCGCTCTGTGCGTAGGTACAGGCCGGTCGAGCGACCGCCATCCAGGTTCAACGCCGCGTCCAGCTCCAGGTCGGAAGTATGCAGCGCTTGGGCCAGCTCGCGCAGGGTAAAGGTTGGCGAGCGGCTGACGATCAGCAGGGTACGGCCGGCACGATCGCGGGCGATCACGCTGCGGCGCGAGCGATCGACGTCATCATCCTCGATCGCGGCGAGCTGGCCGCCCGGCTGGATCAGCATCGGCGCGGACTGCATCGCCTGTTGCAGCGCTTCGTTTTCGTCAAAGGGCTGCTGGCTCAGCGAGCGTAGCTCGAACTGGCCCTGGGCGTTGATCACGACCATGCCTCCGAAGCCCTCGTAGGAGACACCCCGGCGGATGCCGTCGAAGATCACCAGGGCGGTGGGGCGGCCCTGGGCGTCGAAGTAGCCGCCGTTGATCACCGCCAGCGGTTGGAGCGCTTCAAACCATTCGCGCACCGTGCCGGGATGTTGCACATCGTACTTGACGCGTAGTTGGTAGGCGGCCGGATCGAAGCGGACCACAGTCACCTCGCCCTCGGTCGCGCCGGCGCGCAGGCGTAGTGTGCGCAGTTCCATGGCATGGTGAACCTGTTGCCAGCCCTGGTCGCTTGCGTCCGGCGGTATGCTGCCGGGCGTGGGGCCGGCGCGACCCTCATCCACCGCGCCGCGGCGCTGGAAGACACAGGCCGACGGCCCCAGCAGCAGGACGCTGAGCAACGCGAGCACACGGCACAGCAACAGGTGGTTCATGGGCCATGATTGTAGCATACGTGGCCGGCGCGGTTCGCGGCAGGCGGCCTATGGCGCAATAGGCCTGCTGGTTGGTAGCGCGTGATGCTCAGCCGGGCATAATAGATCCACGCGGTGCGGCGCGCGGTACTTATCGACGAGGAGCATGCATGGCATCATCCTACTACCTGCGCATCAAAGAGCTGCCACCCTCGGAGCAGCCCCGTGAGCGCTTGCGCGACTATGGTCCGCAGGCCCTCTCCGATGCCGAGCTGCTAGCGATCCTGCTGCGCGTCGGCGTGCCCGGCATGAACGTGGTGCACCTGGCGCAAAAGCTGCTCAGCGAGCATGGGGGCTGGATCGGTCTGCAACGGCTCAGCTTTGAGGAGCTGACGCGCATTCACGGCTTGGGCGCGGCCAAGGCGGCGCAGGTCAAGGCGGCGCTAGAGATCGGGCGGCGTTTGTTGTTGCAGCAACCCGAGCAGCGGCCACAGATTACCAGCCCGGCCGATGTGGCCAGTCTGCTCATGGTCGAGATGAGCCACCTGGAGCAGGAACATCTGCGCGTTGTGCTGCTCAATACCAAGAACTATGTGCTCAAGATCGAGACGGTCTATATCGGTTCGATCAACAGCTCGGCGGTGCGCATCGGCGAGGTCTTCAAAACGGCGCTGAAGCAGAATGCCGCGTCGATTATTGTGGTGCACAACCATCCCTCGGGTGATCCCACGCCTTCGCCGGAAGATGTCGCCGTGACGCGTCAGTTGGTCGAGGCCGGTAAGCTGCTCGATGTCGAGCTGCTCGATCACCTGATCATCGGCCATGGCCGCTGGGTCAGCCTGCGCGAGCGGCGGCTCGGTTTTGCACCTTGAGCAGGCGTGGTTGGTGTCAGTGCACGAAGGGAGCGAGCAGGGCGCGCAGGTAGGCGGCCGCGCCGGCCAGCGCCGCGTGTGGCTCGCCCGCGAGGCGGCACTCCAGCGCCAGATAGCCATCGTAGCCGCTGCAGTGCGGCGCGGCCAGGATCGGGCGCGGATCGAGGTGGCCCGCGCCCGGTTGGAGGCGATTGCTGTCGGCCAGGTGCCCATGCCGTAGCTCGTCGCCCGCGGCGATGATCGCTGCCGCCGGGTCGCGCTCTGCGATGTGCAGGTGGAAGACATCGGCCATGACGCGCACCGTGGGGAGCGCGACGGCACGGCACAGCGCGACCGCCTGGGCCAGAGTATTGACCATGTGGTCTTCGTAGCGGTTGAGCGGTTCGAACAGCACGACCACGCCTTCGCGCGCGGCATGCTCGCCCAGCGCGGTCAGACCCTCGATCAACACCGCTCGGTCTTCCTCCGGAGAGCGCGGCGGCTCAAACGGCGGCAGCCGGCGCGAAAACATGCCATAGGCCGCCGGCGGGATCGCGCCATGCCCGCCTAGTTCGGCGATCACCGACAACAGCACCCGCATGTTCTCGATCGCGTCACGCCGCCGGGCGGGATCGAAGTCGCCGATGAAGTGGTCTATGAGGTCTTCCTCCTGGCGCCAAAGCAAGAGAGGCGCAGCTGCGTGTTGCGCCACCTCGCGCTTTATGCGGATGGCGGCGGTCGGTCGGCGCTGCCGGCGGGCGGGGGTGATGCCGGTCGTGGCCCAGCCCCGTCCTGCTCGCCTTCGTCGCCGAACGCCAGCACGGTCTGCAGCGCCGTCTCGGGGTGGCGATCCAGCAGGGCGAAGAGCGCCGCGGCCTGCTCCACGGGCACGACGTGGGTGATCAGTGGTCGTGCCTGGATGCGTGCTTCGGCCAGGAGCCGCATGAAGGTGCTTTCCAGCCGCAGGCGATCCCAGCGCTGGCTCAGGTCGGGCCGCACGCCGCCGATCTGCGAGCAGACCAGCGTGATGCGGTTGTGGTGGAACTCCTCGCCTAGCCACAGGTCGCGCGCCTCGCCTTGAAAGAAGCCGAGC encodes:
- a CDS encoding DUF6541 family protein yields the protein MRRTAIIVGLLIGASLALTPAGRYGLAGVIVLFAPGYLAWSWLGRDLRLPHLAAPAVWLALSLSLIPIWFLWHSTLGIALTPAVLRFQAAALMIVAAWRVYRQGQRPRAPRWLWLSLIGLLSLVGLTRALQIRGIALPLWVDSLHHTLLVRIVGETGRIPTSLQPYLPVEHLVYHWGFHTIVATWRGLAELDLPTAVLWSGQVLNALMALQMYALGSFLLRSPRAGLLAAGVVGLLSLLPAYYVTWGRYTQLTGLLVLPVLMLASLALAERRIYSWRLVVLVSLLVAGLMIIHYRVLAFYAAFMIAYGVVTIVQSRRMSDLLLRFGSGLTGAAILVAPWAAEVFRQAIAPVAQQPSRLAGPASYNSVDWGLLQSGNQPVLFVLAGASTLLAIWQRRWRVIIIAMWVLTLLLLANPTIVGLPSSWFITNHTVQITLFLPVGVLVAAGLNELLRWFGHHLSHTRRALARSAAWLLLSGLALLGTWQLRTVINPATILATPADRRAIEWAIAQTPANGRWLVNSTHWVNGAPRGTDGGWWLLPLGGRWVTTPPALYIYGSPAYKQQVEALNRRIAALSPTDQAALEQLVRDAHINYIFIGQRGGPIKPDLLWSNPRFLPIYDEEGVTIFAVRPEP
- a CDS encoding peptidoglycan DD-metalloendopeptidase family protein, whose product is MQPQDRALLRDHVPALEDASLVSSRRFRRFLYFFVRQHRLATHNTWSVLDRIRDGGATPALPLQPVAVSATQPLWRQVAIPPRWYGHLALLMLVLAAIMLRGLPNLALGMDWTQGATLATDHVAGPLDFEDLAGVQPPLVLEAPATRAAPTIAEVQDALQPLEQARPVAVSSAFVTTHVVAPGETLGQIAARYGVSALSLLMANEMRGGMLAIGQELRIPSVSGRPHVVAEGETVESIAQRYGVPTTTIRFFPANRLDSGRQPVPGEEIFIPGAEAVAGAPSESEAAAMGALPIGTVRDDETNVRSGPGTAYEKVGQLSSRTALALLGQHDGWYKVRGPDNLIGWISADLLIVADGVKQYVSTDVEVPPLPTPVPTAAPKPIEIAKPAAPAQAAKPQTPQRRVAGRWVWPAAGDLTSGFGYRSMRVGRFHNGIDIANRRGTPIRAARGGTVIAAGWCGGYGYCVKINHGDGFVTEYGHMAAQPSVRVGQWVDAGQYLGPMGMTYGAGGYASGVHLHFTVKLNGVAVNPLRYLP
- a CDS encoding phosphodiester glycosidase family protein yields the protein MNHLLLCRVLALLSVLLLGPSACVFQRRGAVDEGRAGPTPGSIPPDASDQGWQQVHHAMELRTLRLRAGATEGEVTVVRFDPAAYQLRVKYDVQHPGTVREWFEALQPLAVINGGYFDAQGRPTALVIFDGIRRGVSYEGFGGMVVINAQGQFELRSLSQQPFDENEALQQAMQSAPMLIQPGGQLAAIEDDDVDRSRRSVIARDRAGRTLLIVSRSPTFTLRELAQALHTSDLELDAALNLDGGRSTGLYLRTERASVAIDSYDRVPLVLVVEEPTGQARP
- the radC gene encoding RadC family protein, which translates into the protein MASSYYLRIKELPPSEQPRERLRDYGPQALSDAELLAILLRVGVPGMNVVHLAQKLLSEHGGWIGLQRLSFEELTRIHGLGAAKAAQVKAALEIGRRLLLQQPEQRPQITSPADVASLLMVEMSHLEQEHLRVVLLNTKNYVLKIETVYIGSINSSAVRIGEVFKTALKQNAASIIVVHNHPSGDPTPSPEDVAVTRQLVEAGKLLDVELLDHLIIGHGRWVSLRERRLGFAP
- a CDS encoding sugar phosphate isomerase/epimerase family protein, with translation MLWRQEEDLIDHFIGDFDPARRRDAIENMRVLLSVIAELGGHGAIPPAAYGMFSRRLPPFEPPRSPEEDRAVLIEGLTALGEHAAREGVVVLFEPLNRYEDHMVNTLAQAVALCRAVALPTVRVMADVFHLHIAERDPAAAIIAAGDELRHGHLADSNRLQPGAGHLDPRPILAAPHCSGYDGYLALECRLAGEPHAALAGAAAYLRALLAPFVH